The Spirochaetota bacterium genomic interval AATTTCTATCCCGAATAATAACACCCGCACGGAGGGTGGAAAGAAATACAGCCCATGGGATTTTTAATGGCATGTACAATTATTTTCAAGTGCCTGTAAATCTCTCTCCATGCTTTCTATTTCTTTATATTGTTCAGGGGTAACTTTATCTATCGCGAATAGTTTAATATCAATTTCATCACCGTTATTTACTGCCGATTTCCATGGCGCTTCCAAATGTGTCTGTCTGCTAAGCTGAGTTGCGGTAGTACTAAAATACTTCTTTGCGACTTCATTCATTATTTCCCTTTCGGATTGTGAAAACCACTTTCCTTCAAACTCTTTTTTAGGAACCAGGCGGTGAAGTATATATTCTTTTTCATTTTCTTCATACTTTAATTTTTCTACCTTGATAGCGATGTACTCGCTCATAAAGTTTTCTGAATTATCGTATTCCTGTGCATCTACTAATGCATGTACAGCGTGGTATGCTTTGTGCGGGACAGGCCCTTCAGCGTCTTTGTTATACGTGTCTTTTAATACTTTGCGGCCATATTTGATTAAATGATGACAATCTAAATAGTATAGTAATTTATTGGCTTTGACTGCGCCGCAGTTCTCAGTATTTTTTGCAAAAAATATCAGGGCATTCGCAAGCCTTTTGTTTTCTCTTTCATCTTTATAGGCTTTGATGTCCATACTCGCCACCCTCTCTATCTATATATACTATATAACGGTATAGTACACGAAAAATCAAGAACAATTATCTTGTCAACCCTAAATAGTGATATTTAAATTGCGTTGAAAATTATTTCAGGTTAGTTGTGTATTGTAGTTTATTCATTTTATCCTTCCGACTACGGAGGCCCATCTCTCATGCACATCTTCAACAAAGCAAACTCCCGCGATACGGGCGACCTGGAAATTCTCACCTCCCACATGCTTATTGGCAGCCGGAATGTCGGGAACGCCGGCATCTCGATCCAGGTTTCTTCCATCCCGGTCGGTTCCGAGCAGCCCCTTCACCGTCACGCGCCCGAGCAGTGCTATTACATCATACGCGGGACGGGGCTCATGGTCATCGAGGAGGAGCGGGAGACCGTTAATACGGGGGACGCGATATATGTTCCCGGAGATACGATGCACGGGATTAAAAACACGGGGAGC includes:
- a CDS encoding DUF4065 domain-containing protein; translated protein: MDIKAYKDERENKRLANALIFFAKNTENCGAVKANKLLYYLDCHHLIKYGRKVLKDTYNKDAEGPVPHKAYHAVHALVDAQEYDNSENFMSEYIAIKVEKLKYEENEKEYILHRLVPKKEFEGKWFSQSEREIMNEVAKKYFSTTATQLSRQTHLEAPWKSAVNNGDEIDIKLFAIDKVTPEQYKEIESMERDLQALENNCTCH
- a CDS encoding cupin domain-containing protein gives rise to the protein MHIFNKANSRDTGDLEILTSHMLIGSRNVGNAGISIQVSSIPVGSEQPLHRHAPEQCYYIIRGTGLMVIEEERETVNTGDAIYVPGDTMHGIKNTGSEVLEYLTANAPAFDAQYEDRLWPGHPHKQK